The Acidobacteriota bacterium genome includes a window with the following:
- a CDS encoding efflux RND transporter periplasmic adaptor subunit, whose protein sequence is MDSEEGKQEGEKKEENAGVPVEVSEVLVKDISSFISSTTNIETEFEATVLSETDGKVVDILTEEGTRVSKGELLARLDDGEKLIVLKKAKIRAENEAGNYERAKELFAQNLLSPDEFDKVKFQYALAKSDYEESEYNLNKTKIVAPFDGKITRRHIKLGQNIKAGDQLFTVTNFDPLIAHIYLPEKDALALSVGQQVEISVAWDNERRYPGYIERISPIVDAQTGTVKITIYARNLPEFIKPGSFMTVNIVREVHENALLIPKRSIIKDLQDDYVYVVDENIAKKKKVQLGFEDNGYVEVLSGLVQDHKVVSVGQGGLKDGSKVKIIQG, encoded by the coding sequence GTGGATTCAGAAGAAGGTAAACAGGAAGGGGAGAAAAAAGAAGAAAATGCCGGCGTCCCGGTTGAGGTTTCTGAAGTTCTCGTAAAGGATATTTCTTCGTTCATCAGCTCGACGACGAACATAGAAACGGAGTTTGAAGCAACGGTGCTCTCGGAGACCGATGGGAAAGTTGTAGACATTCTCACAGAAGAGGGGACGAGAGTTTCAAAAGGAGAGCTCCTCGCTCGGCTCGATGACGGCGAGAAACTGATCGTTCTCAAGAAAGCGAAGATCAGGGCGGAGAACGAGGCTGGCAACTATGAACGCGCGAAAGAGCTCTTTGCGCAGAACCTGCTGAGCCCGGATGAGTTCGACAAGGTGAAGTTCCAGTACGCGCTTGCAAAGTCGGACTACGAGGAATCCGAATACAATCTCAATAAGACGAAGATCGTGGCGCCCTTCGATGGGAAGATCACCCGCAGGCACATAAAACTGGGGCAGAACATAAAGGCGGGGGATCAGCTTTTTACCGTAACGAATTTCGATCCGCTCATCGCCCACATTTACCTGCCGGAGAAGGATGCGCTCGCTCTGAGCGTCGGGCAGCAGGTCGAGATATCAGTTGCCTGGGACAATGAGAGGAGATATCCCGGTTACATAGAGCGGATAAGCCCCATCGTCGATGCGCAGACCGGAACCGTGAAGATCACGATCTATGCGCGGAATCTTCCCGAATTCATCAAGCCGGGCAGTTTCATGACGGTGAACATCGTGAGGGAGGTGCACGAGAACGCCCTCCTCATACCGAAACGGTCGATCATCAAGGATCTTCAGGATGACTACGTCTACGTCGTTGATGAGAACATTGCGAAGAAGAAGAAGGTGCAGCTGGGATTCGAGGACAACGGTTACGTCGAAGTCCTCTCGGGTCTCGTTCAGGATCATAAGGTTGTTTCGGTCGGTCAGGGGGGATTGAAGGACGGTT